The genomic DNA AAAACAGCAACTCTTCGTCAGAGTCTTTGGTCCGACGGGCGATGCGTCCTTGAAGTCGATAGGATTGAATGAGTGCGTCAGGGACTTCGCGGCGTAAAAGCGAGATTCCGAACATCAGAAGCAACTCTTTCCATACACATCACAAATGTCGTAGTTGTGAGCGTCGTCCAGATAAATTTCCGTGAGCGGAAGTGTTTCGCCACTGCGGATTGTGAAGCGTCCGAACTTGTCATTGACGAGCCGCTTAATTGCGTCGATCCGTGGAGGATGAGTCACGAATAATGACCTTTGATGAGCGCCGAGAAACTGCAATTCGTCCGCAATGATGTGCATGTGGCTGAGTCTCATTTGCTTTAGCCAACACCGTTCAAACAGATGTTTCGCGACCGGCAGAATCAATTCGGATGCGTTGCTGGCTTCGGGAAGTTTGCACCGCTCAGAGCAATGCCCTCCTTCCTTGTAAGACAATGATACAGTCAGGCGTTGCGTCACGTACCGATGCCAGTGCATCGCTTCAACGAGTCTCTCAACATTCCGAACGAGCCATGCCTGCAACCGGTCTGGATCATTTGTCGATTCGCCAATACTCCCCCCGCGAGCAATCGCTTTATGCATGGGGCGTTGTGTGGAGATTGGAGTGAGTGCCTCTCCGTGGAGTTCCCACCATAAGGCTTCGCCGGTTTTCGTGAGCAGCTTATTGATGAGTTTCGCGTCTGCGCGGCGGAAGTCGCCGCAGGTTTTAATGCCATGGGCTGCAAGTTTCATGGCACTTCGATTTGCGATTCCTGTGATTTCACGAACGTCAATCTGCTCAA from Thalassoglobus polymorphus includes the following:
- a CDS encoding DNA polymerase Y family protein; its protein translation is MPSRLNIIGHLDADCFYASAERVRHPKLRNIPVGILGNQGACVIAKSYEMKAYGVKTGVPIWEATKLCPHGVYVKRDFYWYEVLSRKMLECVNSVSPTVEYYSIDEFFFDASYLPQALKGTILEAARALQDLLLKQTGVPISIGLSRSRTLAKLASDHGKPFGCFVLLDPEEIADFVEQIDVREITGIANRSAMKLAAHGIKTCGDFRRADAKLINKLLTKTGEALWWELHGEALTPISTQRPMHKAIARGGSIGESTNDPDRLQAWLVRNVERLVEAMHWHRYVTQRLTVSLSYKEGGHCSERCKLPEASNASELILPVAKHLFERCWLKQMRLSHMHIIADELQFLGAHQRSLFVTHPPRIDAIKRLVNDKFGRFTIRSGETLPLTEIYLDDAHNYDICDVYGKSCF